One window of the Candidatus Jettenia sp. genome contains the following:
- a CDS encoding zinc-binding dehydrogenase, which yields MKAVVFYEHGGVDKLTYTDREEPKISPYEVLVKVKACALNHLDIWVRQGLPGAEIPMPHIPGSDIVGEVAEVGMEVKKFRLGDKVLIAPGVRCRKCVYCITNNDSMCSSFKIMGFQVQGGYAEFAKAHVDNIIPVSDKHSFEEWAAIPLVFLTAWHMLITRGQLKPGENVLIHAAGSGIGSAAIQIARVAGARIIATARGKEKLEKAKQIGADEVIDYSKDDYGERVRSVTNNKGVDLIFEHIGPDTWEKNLQCLTKGGRMVVCGATSGPTTTIDIRFLYMKQHTVLGCYMGSKKELFDVLNLVELGKLRPVIDTVFPLKDAAAAQQRMLNRENFGKIVLKV from the coding sequence ATGAAGGCTGTCGTCTTTTACGAACATGGTGGAGTAGATAAATTAACCTATACCGATAGGGAGGAACCAAAGATTTCTCCCTATGAAGTATTGGTAAAGGTAAAGGCGTGCGCACTGAATCACTTGGATATCTGGGTGAGGCAAGGTTTGCCCGGGGCAGAGATCCCTATGCCACATATCCCGGGTAGTGATATTGTCGGCGAAGTTGCTGAGGTAGGAATGGAGGTCAAGAAATTCAGACTAGGCGATAAGGTACTTATTGCCCCTGGTGTCCGTTGCAGAAAGTGTGTATATTGTATTACGAATAATGACAGCATGTGTAGTAGTTTTAAGATAATGGGATTTCAAGTACAGGGAGGTTATGCGGAATTTGCCAAGGCACATGTGGATAATATCATCCCTGTTTCCGATAAACATTCCTTTGAGGAATGGGCAGCCATTCCTTTAGTGTTTTTAACAGCCTGGCATATGCTTATTACACGGGGACAACTGAAACCGGGAGAGAATGTATTGATCCATGCTGCCGGCAGTGGCATTGGCAGCGCTGCTATTCAGATAGCCCGTGTAGCTGGCGCCCGGATAATTGCCACAGCCCGCGGGAAGGAAAAATTGGAAAAAGCAAAACAGATAGGCGCTGACGAGGTTATAGACTATTCGAAAGACGATTATGGAGAAAGAGTAAGGTCAGTAACTAATAACAAGGGGGTAGATCTTATTTTCGAGCATATTGGTCCCGATACCTGGGAAAAGAATTTGCAGTGCCTTACCAAGGGAGGGCGAATGGTGGTGTGCGGGGCAACAAGCGGCCCTACCACAACGATAGATATCCGGTTTTTATATATGAAACAGCATACTGTTCTTGGCTGCTATATGGGTAGTAAAAAGGAGCTTTTTGATGTATTGAATCTTGTAGAACTTGGGAAGTTAAGACCTGTTATCGATACCGTATTTCCGCTCAAAGATGCCGCTGCAGCACAGCAAAGAATGCTGAACAGGGAAAATTTCGGAAAGATTGTATTAAAAGTTTAA